The Topomyia yanbarensis strain Yona2022 unplaced genomic scaffold, ASM3024719v1 HiC_scaffold_6, whole genome shotgun sequence genome contains a region encoding:
- the LOC131695835 gene encoding histone H2B-like: protein MAPKASGKAVKKSGGGGGKAQKNIATKAGGGEKKKRKQRRKESYAIYIYKVLKQVHPDTGVSSKAMSIMNSFVNDIFERIANEASRLAHYNRRSTITSREVQTAVRLLLPGELAKHAVSEGTKAVTKYTSSK, encoded by the coding sequence atggcaccgaaagccagcggaaaggctgtgaaaaaatccggcggcggcggtggcaaggcacagaagaacatcgccacaaaagcaggaggaggagagaagaagaagcgaaagcaacggcgcaaggaaagctacgctatctacatctacaaggtgCTGAAGCAGGTCCATCCGGACACCGGTGTCTCGTCGAAGGCGATGAGCATCATGAATAGCTTCGTGAACGACATCTTCGAGCGTATTGCTAACGAAGCATCTCGTCTGGCCCATTACAACCGACGGTCGACGATCACCTCCCGCGAGGTACAGACCGCCGTTCGTTTGCTGTTACCGGGAGAGCTGGCGAAACATGCCGTATCGGAAGGTACCAAGGCCGTTACCAAGTATACCAGCTCGAAGTAA